From the Neoarius graeffei isolate fNeoGra1 chromosome 1, fNeoGra1.pri, whole genome shotgun sequence genome, one window contains:
- the ccr9a gene encoding C-C chemokine receptor type 9a: MINMTETWNSFLSPATPDADYGSGSGSGHGDYDFDAPCDKSIVRQFRMFYEPPFYLLIVILGFMGNLLVLWIYTHFKNRLRTMTDVYLLNLALADLLFLCTLPLWAVDAMKGWAFGTALCKGTSALYKINFFSSMFLLTCISVDRYVSIVQSTKAQNSKELRLACSKVVCVFVWLLAIILSIPEFLFARTKVDSEGNQFCTMVYWNNQNNQTKILVLALQICMGFCIPLLVMIYCYSVIIRTLLKAKNFEKHKALRVILVVVTVFILSQLPYNSMLVIEATQAANTTITDCAEAKGFDIATQIMKSLAYMHSCLNPFLYAFVGVRFRKDLIRLYRKYGCTPSKSGKHGPLRSSVMSDTESTMAFSL, from the exons atgatAAATATGACTGAGACTTGGAATTCCTTCTTATCACCAGCCACCCCAGAC GCTGATTATGGAAGTGGTAGTGGTTCTGGTCACGGAGATTATGACTTTGACGCCCCGTGTGATAAGAGCATAGTACGCCAGTTCCGCATGTTCTACGAACCCCCTTTCTACCTTCTGATCGTCATCCTGGGCTTTATGGGGAACCTGCTGGTGCTCTGGATCTACACGCACTTCAAGAATCGCCTGAGAACCATGACCGATGTGTACCTGCTGAACCTCGCCTTGGCTGACCTGCTCTTCTTGTGTACGCTTCCCTTATGGGCGGTGGATGCCATGAAGGGCTGGGCATTTGGCACGGCTCTGTGCAAGGGCACATCGGCGTTGTACAAGATCAACTTCTTTAGCAGCATGTTTCTGCTGACTTGTATCAGCGTGGACCGGTATGTCTCGATCGTGCAGAGCACCAAGGCACAGAACTCCAAGGAACTGCGTCTGGCCTGCAGCAAAGTGGTGTGCGTGTTTGTCTGGCTCCTGGCCATTATACTGTCCATTCCAGAGTTTCTCTTTGCCCGAACCAAAGTGGACTCTGAGGGCAACCAGTTTTGCACCATGGTCTACTGGAACAatcaaaacaaccaaacaaagatCCTGGTCCTGGCTCTCCAGATCTGCATGGGCTTCTGCATTCCTCTCCTGGTCATGATCTACTGCTACTCTGTCATCATTAGAACCTTGCTGAAGGCCAAGAACTTCGAGAAGCACAAAGCATTGCGTGTCATCCTGGTAGTCGTGACAGTGTTTATCCTTTCTCAGCTGCCATACAATAGCATGCTGGTGATCGAGGCGACACAGGCAGCAAACACCACCATCACAGACTGTGCCGAGGCCAAGGGCTTTGACATTGCCACCCAGATCATGAAGAGTTTGGCTTACATGCACAGCTGCCTCAACCCATTCCTGTATGCCTTTGTTGGGGTTCGTTTCCGAAAAGACCTGATAAGGCTGTACAGAAAGTATGGATGCACACCATCCAAATCTGGCAAACACGGTCCACTTCGCTCTTCTGTCATGTCCGATACAGAAAGCACCATGGCTTTCTCGCTGTAA